One Novosphingobium sp. G106 DNA segment encodes these proteins:
- a CDS encoding MFS transporter, producing the protein MTEASATTAAQEWRTNWTLVLAAATGFSFMSIMTTAMGAFIGPLVKEFGWSRTLVSAGLPIAGVLSVLLSPLVGMFIDQRGPRRLALPGLLLLIVSTSSFGLANGSVVQWIGLWIFAAFVTLAVTVNVWTSAVAHAFTAGRGLAMGLTLAGTALAQAVTPVLATYLIEYFGWRAAFPIMAVGWGGVAFVLCLLFFRSPADGRDGGETREGRANTSSLPGLAVAEAWRDPGLWRIAISTFILMVLTIGLLIHQIPILIEAGVTPEHAAWLAGAGGLAGILGKLVTGVLVDRFRANWVGGITLGFTAFAFLLLMDGVRTPTLIVVAMLINGYSAGTKLQICSYLTSRYAGLRNFGTIYGFIGSLVSLGSALGPLLAGIVYDRTGGYEPFLLAGTVGCLFCGLLILTLPRYPDWGAEESPGDNAAPAPLRA; encoded by the coding sequence ATGACCGAAGCCTCCGCCACCACAGCTGCGCAGGAATGGCGCACGAACTGGACGCTCGTCCTCGCCGCCGCGACCGGCTTTTCCTTCATGTCGATCATGACCACGGCCATGGGCGCCTTCATCGGCCCGCTGGTCAAGGAGTTCGGCTGGAGCCGCACGCTGGTCTCGGCCGGCCTGCCGATCGCCGGCGTGCTCAGCGTGCTGCTCTCGCCGCTGGTCGGCATGTTCATCGACCAGCGCGGGCCGCGCCGGCTGGCGCTGCCGGGCCTGCTCCTGCTGATCGTCTCGACCTCCTCGTTCGGTCTCGCCAACGGTTCTGTCGTGCAATGGATCGGGCTCTGGATCTTCGCCGCCTTCGTCACGCTGGCGGTGACGGTGAATGTTTGGACCTCGGCTGTCGCCCACGCCTTCACCGCGGGACGCGGACTGGCGATGGGGCTGACGCTCGCCGGCACTGCCCTGGCGCAGGCGGTGACCCCGGTCCTTGCCACCTATCTGATCGAGTATTTCGGCTGGCGCGCGGCCTTTCCGATCATGGCGGTGGGCTGGGGCGGCGTTGCCTTCGTCCTGTGCCTGCTGTTCTTCCGTTCGCCCGCAGATGGCCGCGACGGCGGAGAGACCAGGGAAGGTAGGGCGAACACCTCTTCCTTGCCGGGACTTGCCGTAGCCGAGGCCTGGCGCGATCCCGGCCTGTGGCGCATCGCGATCTCGACTTTCATTCTCATGGTTCTCACGATCGGTCTGCTTATCCACCAGATTCCGATCCTGATAGAAGCCGGTGTCACCCCCGAGCATGCCGCTTGGCTCGCCGGGGCAGGCGGTCTCGCCGGCATCCTGGGCAAGCTGGTGACCGGCGTGCTGGTCGACCGTTTCCGCGCCAATTGGGTGGGGGGTATCACGCTGGGTTTTACCGCCTTTGCCTTCCTGCTGCTGATGGACGGCGTGCGCACGCCGACGCTGATCGTCGTCGCCATGCTGATCAACGGCTATTCGGCGGGCACCAAGCTGCAGATATGCAGCTACCTGACCTCGCGCTATGCCGGCCTCAGGAACTTCGGGACGATCTACGGCTTCATTGGCAGTCTGGTCTCGCTCGGCTCGGCGCTCGGGCCGCTGCTCGCGGGGATCGTCTACGACCGGACGGGCGGCTACGAGCCGTTCCTGCTTGCGGGAACCGTCGGATGTCTGTTCTGCGGGCTTCTTATCCTGACCTTGCCGCGCTATCCCGACTGGGGCGCTGAAGAATCGCCGGGAGACAACGCCGCACCCGCACCTTTGCGGGCATGA
- a CDS encoding MFS transporter produces MGTSQMTAAEEWKRGWSLVLACFVGFSFFSVPTASAGVFMEPIGREFGWGRTLLAAGTSMTSIVTALLSPFVGMLIDRHGARRLGLPGVFLTAFAIGAISLANGSPAQWLALWVFYALISILVKTTIWTAPVSARFQAGRGLALALTLSGTAAAQAISPPLCNWLIEHFGWRQAYIWTGFGWGGVTLLLCWLFLFDAKDRRDDEPAAPAPAPAAAAGLSIAEAWRSRALWSIAVSTFVMMLLSLGLQIHQVPILTGAGVSRTNAAWLAGLFGVAGIVGKLITGALLDHYRPNWIGGLTLAANSIAFALLLYGVHSPTLIVAAILINGYSAGTKLQICTYLTASYAGLRNLGAVFGAMYSLVSLGSGLGPMIAGFVYDTTGGYAPFLLAGTFGCVFCGLLIFTLPRYPDWRESSV; encoded by the coding sequence TTGGGTACGAGCCAGATGACGGCTGCCGAGGAGTGGAAGCGAGGCTGGTCGCTGGTCTTGGCCTGCTTCGTCGGCTTTTCGTTCTTCTCGGTGCCGACGGCCTCCGCGGGGGTGTTCATGGAGCCGATCGGCCGCGAGTTCGGCTGGGGGCGAACGCTGCTGGCGGCGGGTACGAGCATGACCTCGATCGTGACCGCGCTGCTCTCGCCTTTCGTCGGCATGCTGATCGACCGCCACGGCGCGCGCCGGCTGGGGCTGCCGGGTGTGTTCCTGACGGCCTTCGCCATCGGCGCGATCAGTCTGGCCAACGGCTCGCCGGCGCAGTGGCTGGCGCTCTGGGTCTTCTATGCGCTGATCTCGATCCTGGTGAAGACGACGATCTGGACAGCGCCGGTCTCGGCCCGCTTCCAGGCCGGACGAGGCCTCGCGCTGGCGCTGACGCTTTCGGGCACCGCCGCCGCGCAGGCGATCTCGCCGCCGCTGTGCAACTGGTTGATCGAGCACTTTGGCTGGCGGCAGGCCTATATCTGGACCGGGTTCGGCTGGGGCGGAGTGACCTTGCTGCTGTGCTGGCTGTTCCTGTTCGACGCCAAGGACCGCCGGGATGACGAGCCCGCGGCACCGGCACCGGCACCGGCCGCGGCCGCCGGGCTTTCCATCGCCGAGGCTTGGCGCAGCCGCGCGCTCTGGTCGATCGCCGTTTCGACCTTCGTCATGATGCTGCTCAGCCTGGGGCTGCAAATCCACCAGGTGCCGATCCTGACCGGGGCCGGCGTCTCGCGGACCAATGCCGCCTGGCTTGCCGGGCTGTTCGGCGTGGCGGGGATCGTCGGCAAGCTGATCACCGGTGCGCTGCTCGACCACTACCGGCCGAACTGGATCGGCGGGCTCACCCTGGCCGCCAACAGCATAGCTTTCGCGCTGCTGCTCTACGGCGTCCATTCGCCGACGCTGATCGTCGCGGCGATACTGATCAACGGCTATTCGGCCGGGACCAAGCTGCAGATCTGCACCTACCTGACCGCGAGCTATGCCGGGCTGCGCAACCTCGGCGCCGTGTTCGGGGCGATGTACAGCCTGGTCTCGCTCGGCAGCGGCCTCGGGCCGATGATCGCCGGGTTCGTCTACGACACGACGGGCGGCTACGCGCCGTTCCTGCTCGCGGGCACGTTCGGCTGCGTGTTCTGCGGCCTCCTCATCTTCACGCTGCCGCGCTACCCGGATTGGAGGGAGAGTTCAGTATGA
- a CDS encoding MFS transporter: protein MTAAEEWRRGWGVVFACFVGFSFLSLMTGTVSMFIQPISKEFGWSRTLIASGVSIGAVATTLGSPFAGLLYDRFGPRRLAIPGVTITALSIAAFAFANGSPMQWFALWFVYAVVSLMAKGTLWTAAVANVFDTSRGLALGITFSGSALTSVLLPPLTIWLIDAVGWRMAYVWLGLGWGGMTLLACVFFLYDLRDRPTGGVASAQKAAGEHAELPGLTLAEASRNSALWRIGISTVLTMVLTLGLSIHLVPILGGAGVSRTHAAYLLSLAGIAGLLGKLVSGVLLDRFRPNWIGGLTLGMTAIAFGLLIDGITSPALIVFAMLVNGYTTGTKIQVVSYLTARYGGMRNYGTLVGVMNGAMASGLIVGPVYAGLVFDMTGGYGLFLITGTVGSIICGLLLFSLPAYPDWSAGTIPPDPARPQKAIA from the coding sequence ATGACCGCCGCCGAAGAATGGCGCAGGGGTTGGGGCGTCGTCTTCGCCTGCTTCGTCGGCTTTTCCTTTCTGTCGCTGATGACGGGCACGGTTTCGATGTTCATCCAGCCGATCAGCAAGGAATTCGGCTGGAGCCGCACGCTCATCGCCTCCGGGGTCAGCATCGGCGCGGTGGCGACGACGCTGGGCTCGCCTTTCGCGGGCCTGCTCTACGACCGCTTCGGTCCGCGTCGGCTCGCAATCCCCGGGGTGACCATCACCGCGCTGTCGATCGCCGCCTTCGCTTTCGCCAACGGCTCCCCGATGCAATGGTTCGCGCTGTGGTTCGTCTATGCCGTCGTCTCGCTCATGGCCAAGGGCACGCTCTGGACGGCGGCCGTGGCCAACGTGTTCGACACCTCGCGCGGGCTGGCGCTGGGTATCACCTTCAGCGGTTCCGCGCTCACCTCGGTGCTGCTGCCGCCGCTGACCATCTGGCTGATCGATGCGGTCGGCTGGCGCATGGCCTATGTCTGGCTAGGGCTGGGTTGGGGCGGCATGACGCTGCTGGCCTGCGTGTTTTTCCTCTACGACCTGCGCGACCGGCCGACGGGCGGCGTTGCTTCTGCACAGAAGGCGGCCGGCGAGCACGCTGAACTTCCGGGCCTGACCCTGGCTGAGGCCTCGCGCAATAGCGCCTTGTGGCGGATCGGCATCTCGACCGTGCTGACCATGGTGCTGACCTTGGGGCTGTCGATCCATCTCGTGCCGATCCTGGGCGGGGCCGGCGTGTCGCGGACCCATGCCGCCTACCTGCTCAGCCTTGCGGGCATTGCCGGGCTGCTCGGCAAGCTGGTGTCGGGCGTGCTGCTCGACCGCTTCCGCCCCAACTGGATCGGCGGACTGACCTTGGGGATGACGGCGATAGCCTTCGGCCTGCTAATCGACGGTATTACTTCCCCCGCGCTGATCGTCTTCGCCATGTTGGTGAACGGCTATACCACGGGCACCAAGATCCAGGTCGTCAGCTACCTGACCGCGCGGTACGGCGGCATGCGCAATTATGGCACGCTCGTCGGTGTGATGAACGGCGCCATGGCTTCGGGCCTGATCGTCGGGCCGGTCTATGCGGGCCTCGTCTTCGACATGACGGGGGGCTACGGGCTGTTCCTTATCACCGGCACCGTTGGCTCGATCATATGCGGGCTGCTGCTATTCAGCCTGCCGGCCTATCCCGACTGGTCGGCCGGCACGATCCCGCCGGACCCGGCACGACCCCAGAAAGCGATCGCATGA